The stretch of DNA TGATTATCATTATATCTTTCCGTATTCACAAAACCGGCCTTTTCATATAATCTCTGCGCGGCTTTATACTTTGAAATGGAATCCAGAACAATTGATCTGTACCCAAGTTCCCCGGCTTTTGAAATCACTGTTTCAAGCATTCTTTTTCCAAGGCCTTTCCCTCTTAAATCTTTGTGAAGATAAAAGGCTTTCAGTTCCACAGTGTCGTTATTTATCTCTTTTAAGCCAACCGTTCCAAGTACTTTATTGTCGTTATTCTCTTCATTAACAACACAGTAAAACACTTCAAATGACTTCTCAATATCATTATAGAAACTGTGTCTTCCAGCCGGTTCGAATGTTTTATCCAGTTCTTCGAAACAGATATCAGTGAATTCAAATACACTTTGTTTGTATATTTCTCTGTACGGAACGATTATCATTTGCTCGTGCCTCCATAAATCCCGCGGTGATTTTCCAGTCTCCGACTGGAAAATTTCAATTCATTTTTCTTCGAAAAATGCTCCTTTATTATCACTTTATCCACCACTCAGGTGTCAGTTCACCAAGCGTGATCACTTTCTCCTGCTTATAATCCATCATTATTTCGATATCCTTATATCTTCCCGGCATAAGCTGAACCATCAGTTCACGGCATGCTCCACATGGAGCACCGCTTGTGCCGTCAGGCAGAACAGCAATCACCTTTATGATCTCCTGTTCACCATTGGTTATCATATTGAAAATAGCATTTCGTTCTGCACATATTCCGAGAGTGGAACATGTATCGATACATACACCAGTATATATTTTTCCAGATGACGACATAACAGCTGCAGATACTTCCCCGCATGTTACGTAATCTGAAATGCGTCGTTCATTACGTACCGAAACTGCAGCGTTATACATCATATCCCACTGCCACTGATCCTTTGTGATGCTGCTTGCGTGGCCGGTCCTCTTTTCATTGAGAAGCGGCACATCAAGATTTTCTGATGTAAACTGATAACGGAAGCCGCACTTTTCCTGCGCGCGTTTTGATTTGATATTTCCGTCGTAGTATCCGCACCAGACCTTTGTCATACCAAGGTCTTCGAAAGCACGACGAAGCAGTTCCATTCCTGCCTCCGGTACAATTCCACGACCCCAGAAAGGCTTACCGAGCCAGTAGCCAAGCTCGCATTCATCATCACGGTCGGTCATGTCGCTGTGGCCGTTCAGTTTCAGTTCGATAGCACCTATAGCTTTGTTATCTTCCTTAAGGCAGATGGCATATGCTTCTTTACCGTTTAAAACTTCTCTTATAACGTAACGGCTTTCATCGACATCCTTATGTGCTGGCCACCCGGCTATCGGACCGACATCCAGATCTTTTGCATATTCGTACATATCATCTGCATCGCTGTCCTCCCAGCGGCGCAGTATAAGTCGTTCTGTTTCAATTATCATTTGTTCTACCTCCGTATATCTCTATGCGTTTTTCTCAGATATTTCAGTACATCCTTTATGACCGCAGTGAGGACATTTGATCTCATACTCATTCTCATAATGCTGAGAAAAAAGGATTGTTCTCCAGTTTACAGTGAATTCTTTTGAACACTCTTTGCATCTGAAATTATGCTTTGCTATCTGTTTAACATATAATGCACATAAAATAAAAGCCGCAGCAATAACAACTGCCGTTACAATGATCCATCCCATAATTGTCTCCTCCCGAAATGATTTACCAGTCACTGACTTGAAAATGCACCTTTTTAGAATTTATATCTCATATCCGTATAACGGTGTTCCTTATCCTCGAATCCAACCTTCTTATAGATAGGATATCCTTCCTTCGTTGCACTCAGATCAATTCTTCCCAGGCCACGGTTTCTGCCGTATTCCACAAGGTTTCTGATCAGCTGAGTGCATATACCTTTTCCGCGGTATTCCGGTTCAGTAAAGACACTCAGCACTTCACCATACAAGCCGTTAAGAAGGATCGAATTTGCAGGCATCTCAATGATATGAAGATATGCTACGGCTACCATTCTTCCATCATCTTTCGCCGTAAATGCAACAAGTTCATCTCCGAGTTTTCTGTTAAAATAATCCGGAAGCTGTTTTCTCATACATTCACTTTCATGTTCACTGACACTTCCGAAATCATCAATCATATACGCGATCCTTAAACGGATCAGTTCATCAATATCATCTTTTGAAGCTTGACAATAAACTATGCTCATTTTGTTCTCCCTTCGTGTATCGTGGTGATTTTCCAGTCGGAGACTGGAAAATTTCAATTCATTTTTCGTAGAAAAATGCACCTTTGACAAGGTCATCAGATCTTGAACTTTGACAAGTCAGCTTCTTTACCACCTATAACTATTCTGCTTAATCTCCTGCAACCATGATATGCATAATCAGAAACATCTATTGCACCTGCAGGAAGAATGATCTCTGTTAAATTGTAATTATCCCCAAATGCATACATTTCAATAGTTACAATACTATCCGGAAAAGTAACCTTCTGAAGTTTTCCGCTATTAAATGCATCCCAACATATCGTAGTTACGCCTTCAGGAATAACAACTTCGGTTATTTCCTTGCTGCGCTTCCTTCAACCAGAATATTATTGATCACGGCTATTCCGTTTTTACTTATAATATCTTCGAGCCATTTGGTTTTATTAAAGCAGCCCTTATATATGCTTGTAACGCTCTCCGGAACAACTATTTTTTCCAAAGCAGTACATTCACCAAACACAGCATAACCAAGAAACTCAGCACCTTCAGGTATTATAATTTCTGTAAGACTACTGCACTTTCTGAAGGCATAATGATCGATTTTTTTTAATCCGTCATTAAGAACTACTTTTTTCAGACCTATATCTCCTTCAAAAGCATTCTGACCTATCTTGGTAACTCCATTCGGTAACGTTATTTCTTCTATAAGAGGACAATCGCGCAGAACGGCATATTCTATAGAAGTGAGACTTTCCGGGAAAACCATCTTTTCAAGAGTAGAACAGCCACTGAATGCTCCCCAGCCAATTTGAGACACACTATCAGGCATATCAATATTCTTAAGAGAAGTACATCCATCAAAAGCAAATTGACCGATTTCCTTTATATTCTTTCCAAGCGAAACAGAAGAAATATTTCTGAAACGTTCTTTTTCTTCTTTTTTCGTTCCCTTTTTCTCTGGGGAAAAAGCATATTCTCCAATAACTGTTACAGGATTCTTGCCAATCATGTCCGGTACGACAACATCTGTGTCTTCACCCTTGTATCTTCTGATCGTTACACATCCGTCAGTAACTTTGAAACTGAAAATCTCTTTCCATTCTTTTTCTGTACGCTCGACGATCCCATTTGCTTTTTCGTATTTTTCTGTTTTTATCTGTTCAATCGCATCATCTGAAAAATATTTATCTCTGTATTCAAGTATCTTTGCAGTAACTTCCGGATCTCCGGCTGCTTTTTTAAGAAACTTTTCTATCTCATCATATTTGAATCCACTTAGTTTTTCTTTGTTTTCTAACAGCAGCAGAACAATACCAAAGGCTTTTTTATCGAGTGCTGCTTCAATAATCTTATTGATATTTCTCGCAGTGAGGAATTTACCTTTGCCTATAAGCTGCTCAAGTCTTCTGAAATAACCAGCTTTAATAAAGGCACCCGCAATTTTGATAAACTCTTTTCCGATCAGCTTTTCAGCTTCTGCGTTATTTCCGGCAAGATAATAGTCCACAATATACGTAAACTTCACTGTAAAGTCAAAATCTATAGTGAAATCATCGTTAATAAGCATATTCAGAATATTGTCAAGATCCTGTTCAGGGTCTTTCAATTCATTAAGTTCGATCTCAGTCCCTTTGAAGCATATCGTTTCCATGTTTCTGCAATAGAAAAACATGCCTCCGTAAACTTTCTTAAGTGTATCAGGAAGTGTGACCTTCATAAGCATACTGCATCCGCCGAATGCGTTAAACTTTATAGTATGAACATCCTGAGGTATAACTGCTTCTTCCACGTATTTTCCAACACGGGTCAGAACGCCGTTTTCAATCGTATAATCTTCTTTATCATCATCTCCGGCAACCTGATCAAATGCTTTCAGATCAATATATATCGCCGGTCTGACTCCGCCCAAAGAATTACAGTAATCATAACCAATATTTCCTTCTTTATAAACCGAACAAACAAATGTATTGGACAGTGTAGAATATGGAGTGCGAAGCCACCAGTCACGATTGCTTTTTCTGTCATTGAACGATACTAGAGTTTCAGCTTGTTTTTTTGTTAGCAGAGTGACGTTGTCTTTTTTGACAGTCAAAATGCACTTTTTCTCTTCATCATTAAAAGCATTATCGTAAAACTGGCTGTTCAGAGAGTTTCTGACTCTGCTTATCTCCCAGTTCCTGTCCTGCTTGTTATTATATGTATCAAAATCAACAATGTAATATGATAAAGCAAATAATTTATCATCATCTTTTTCGATGACTCTCCAGACCAGTCTTCTTTTCTGATTATTTGTATCTGTTAAAGTTCCGAATCCAAACAAATTTCCAATTTCAAGATTTCTCATATTTATCATTGTATTTTCCCCTTTTTTCCTTATTATTGATCGTGCTACTGCACTATTACAGATATAAATATTATACACTATTCAACAGATAAATACAAGAAAAAAACAGGCACAAAGCACTCTGTCTCTGTACCTGTTCAGGTCAAATATACTGTAGGATCAGTAACTGAGAACTGTTCTTACAGATATATTTTTTGTTCTGTCTGTAATACCGTTATTTGATGTGCTGCTGTTTCCTGATACTGAATTCGGAATGATAATACCAGGAAGGATCGTGTTTACTGATACATCAGCATCTACTGTCACCATTGAAGCTGCCTTGCTGATGTCAAAGCTGCCTGACGGTGTAAGGGTATATCCCTTTGCAGATGCGTTCTTTAAGCCATTGTTCATATTAACATCGATCAGGATAGCTGTTCTGGAAAGCATTGCGCGTTCCTTTTCCTGTGACATTGTTCCGAGCATAAGGAAAATCCTTAAGTATTCCTTGTAGGTAAGTGTTATTGCACTTGCTGCTGAAGGAGCCTTCTTTGATGCATTTATGTTTACATTACCGAACTTGTCTGTGAGTGCTGTTGTAGCGCCTGTTGCCAGATTTCCAACAAGATCCTTCGCATAATCTCCTGCACATTCGCCTGCTGCTCCGATACCGTTCTTTGCGATTTCCTTTACAGACTTTCCGACACTGTCAACAGTATTCTTCACAGGTGCCTTAAGGGATTCTACAGATGCTTTGATCTTTTCAGCTGTTTCAGCTTTTATCTGTTCGACTTTTTCTTTTGCAGCACCGACAGATGATGCTGATGCACTGCAGATCATTCCGGCAAATTCGTCAGCCTTCGCTTCTGCAAGTTTCTTTAATTCTGAAACAGCAGCCGAACCGAGATCATTTCCTGAAGAATCGATAGATTCGAGATTCTTAAGAAGCAGTTTCTTTACATTTTCCTGGCTCATACCCTGTCCTGCTTCGTCAATAACAGAAAGAGCTGTGGCAAACACTACATTGTTCACGGCATTGACTGCGGAATCAATTGTTTCTTCGGCAAACTCGTCAACATAGGAATTAACTGTTTTAGTAAGTTCATCAACACCGTTTTCAGCAGCACCTTCTATCTTACCGAAAATATCCTCCACCTGTTTTCCTGCCTTCGCTGATGCCACCTTAACGATTTCACCGGAATTATTCTTAAGTGCATTTACAATGCCTGACGGCTTCATATTCCATGTAGATGAATTCTTGTATACCGGTACCTCACCGCCTGCGAGAAGTGTGTTGAGATCAATCACAGACTCTGAGAGAGCAAGGGAAAGAATGAGTACAGTCTTAACTACCGGAATACCGAATCCTGTCCATCCTGCTATGGCTGTCGCTGCAGTGGTTGTAACCGTGCGTATCTCGGAATCGGTAAATGCATAAACGCTGTTGAGTGAGAATCTTGTACCGAAAATGAGTGCTCTTGTATAGGCGAGATTCTTTTCCATGTCCTCATTTCCCCACAGAATATACTCGGCTTCTGAACGATAGAAAACGTTGTTCTGTTCGTTCATCTGAACACCTGACATCATCTGCGGTGTTATTGTGTTCACTTTGCCTCCGCTGCATTCAGTCTCTGATGTATAACAGCTGAACATCTGCATGATATATTCGCTTAAAAGAAGATCTTCCACGCTTTCACCGGCCAGATCACCTATCCTGCTTAAGAATGCTCCTGTGTTTTCCTGAAGAGTCTCACTGTTTTCCAGAGCCTGTTCTGCATCAGTGTCACCGCCTGCAGCTGTAAAGCTTTCACCCGCATCAGGAACTGCAAGATAAGCGCTGATCGCATTAAGCTTTTCATCAGAAATTTTCGAGCGGAGATCAGTCTTAGCAGAAGAAGGCATGTTCTGGGTGATCTTTGAAGGATCTCCGAGATCCTTCATTGTCTTTAAAAGTTCCTTTGCTGACTTTCTGTTTGTCTGAGCGACTGCTGTGTTTCCGTAATTATCGTTAAGATATTTATAAAACTTATAGCTGCTTCCCTGTTCTGAATAGCTTTCATTTCCAAGTTTCACAGTTGAAACAAGTTCAGAAGACACTTCCTCATCAGCTGCGCCTGGTGTATCATTCTGGCTGTAAACTGCACGGTCACAGAGCACAGGGGCAAATACAGAAGTATAATCGATGTACTGGCAGACTGTCTCACCATGGAATTTAAGTCCTTCAGCAAAACTTCTTAAGTTTCTGAAAGCGTCAAGATTCTTTTCAGTAACTGCAAGGTAATCGCTTATATCGGATTTGTTAAGTGCCTTTACATCATTGTTGTACTCGTTCTGCATTGATGTTTTCACATCGCCTTCTGACAGGGCTGAGATAGCTGTCTTCCAGTTCTGACCTGCCTTTTCCGCAGAATCGATTGCACGTACAATATCTTCAAGACCGTTCTTGGTGTCTTCGAGGTATGCTATTGCTTCATCAGCTGAAGTGCAGAAATCTGAAAGAACATCAGCTGCATTACCGCAGTATGCATTGGCATGGGTTTTCCATGCATCACGGATGAAACGGGCATCAGAAGCAGTCTTGTCCATAAGACTACTCAGACTGCAAACGCGGTCATAAAATGACTTGTCTGATTTTTTTTCAGCGTCAGAAAGCTTGTCGTACTGCTTATTATATATATCGCAGTATGTTTTGACCTTATCAAGTTCAGCAGATTTGCCATGGATCCCTCTTACGTGGTCAAAATCAGATGAAGCAGCAATGTTTCTGATCTCGCTCATGAAGCCGGAATCAGTACCATCGTCTGCTGCGATATAACCGCTAAGCTTTTCACGTACGACATCATAAACGGATTTCTTTTCAGCCGAAGCAGTATCCTTTATATCCTTTTCAGCATGTTTGTCAGTATTAATGTGGGTATCTTCAGAATATCTGAACATATACATGATCGATACTGCATTTTTTATAAATATCTCTTACACGCTTTTCGTTTTCAGAAGCATTTACTGAACCGGAAAATGTGCCGGACGTGATAAAGCTGTTGTATTCAGATGCACTCTTCCATACAGAAGCACAGTTTTTATTGATCTTTTCAAGGCTCTTGTCATATTCGATCTTTGCTGTGATCGCTTTGTTCTGCTTGTTGAAATCCTTAAAAACACCGATCTTGTTAAGAATACCGCTGCTCATTTTAAGCGGTCCTGAGTATTTCATATACTCTGCTATCTGGCTCTTCATTACTTCAGGGTTAGCCAGTACAGCACCTTCTGTGTACTCAGCTTTGAATGATTCAGTATTAAGTGATATCAGATTTTTAAAATCAGCTTTTGAAGGGTCTGAGAAAATGTCAGCAAGTGATGAAATATACTTTCTGCTCTGTGCGTCTTCTTCAGTCAGTGCTGTGTTGTTGATCGTTCTGTAAAAGTAATCACTCAGATTTGTCTGAAGTTCCTGTTCAGTTGACGACATGGCAAACAAACCGTAAACATCTTTCAGCACTCCGTTAAAATCTGAAAGACCTGCATCTGAAGCAAGGTCAGCAGCACCGGCTGCCATTGTTCTGGCTGATGATATTCTGACTGCATCAGTTACCGCTGCACCGAAAGTATAAATCGGAAGCATTGCAAATGAAAGAAGAATGGATACTGAAGCACGTGAAGCTTTTTTAATGTCAATTTTAGAATTTTTCATAGTGTTCTCCTCAAATAACATGAATTACCTTGGGCATATTTGTATTATAACATATACTTCCACATACGTCAATAGTTTTCTAAGAAAATTTTAGGAAAACAAAATAAAAATTATGAAATCTCAGTAAAAAAATGCTGTGATGACTATAATCACCACAGCATTTTCTGTTATTTATGAAAAGTATTACTTAAAGTCTATAGGAACCCAGCCTGCTGTACCAAGTCTGATTCTGTAAGGTTTTGTATCGTCTTCGAGTATCTCGGTTATCTCGTAAGTGCCATCAACCTCAACTGACTTGCCTCCGTTAGCTGAATAATATACCAGTCCGGAATATTCAACTTCATCGCCGACTTTATATTTACAGCCAGAAACTTCTGACGGCTGAGAAACAGCCGGAGGCGGAGTAACTTCCTTTATATCGCCGCCTGAAAGAACTGCAGCATATTTGCCCATCTGATTATAACGGAATCTGAATACACTCAGGCTGTAGGTAACCTTACCCTTCTGAGGATCATTTACATAAACCCTGTTTGCAGCTTTGTCATATCCTGTGAGAACGAAGCAGTGTTCATTATCGTTCCACTGAACATGTCTGCCGTCAGGGGTTATCCATGATTTTGAATATTCAGGTTCGATCATATCGTAAGTTGCCCAGACCATAACAGGTCTTCCTGAATCAATATACGTAAGAAGTGTTTCAAAATCAGTACCGGTCAGATCTGTCAGTCTGAAGTTTTCATTACCTATCTGCTTGAAATAATTATCGGCTGTTTTAACCATGCAAGGAGCGTAGCATCCGCATCCTGAAACAGCACTTGCAGGATTGCCCGGATAGGTATTTATAAAGTCACCGCCGTAAAGCACATCTTCGATAATATAGAAATTAAACTTCGGCATAAGATCAGCAAGCAGCATTTTATCTGCACTGAAACCGTAATGATTAAGAAGCATGGAAAGCGCAGTTACCTCACTTCCCTTAGGAAGTTCAGGAAGCTGGAGAATGCTGTCAACTTCAACCCTGACCGGCTCGCCGGAAGACGGGAGTTCCTCTGTAGTTACCGGAGTTTCCGCTGCAGTTGTGACAGTTGTAGTAACAGGAGCCTCTGTAGTAGTCACAGTTGTAGTTGTTGCTTCAGTTGTAGTAGTCGCTTCAGTTGTAGTTGTTGCTTCAGTTGTAGTTGTTGCTTCAGTTGTAGTTGTTGCTTCAGTTGTGGTAGTTGCCTCAGTGGTAGTTACAGTAGTAACTCCGGCAGCAACTGTGACCGGTTTTTCCGGTTCAATAACAGTCGCGAAAGGTATTTCCTGAGCAGGTCCTTCGTATCGTGCAGTTGTTACCGGCATAGTAATTTCCGGAAGTTCCGTAACAGTTTCAGTTGTCGTTACCGCCGGCAGTGTGATCTCCTGTTTCAGAAGAACAGACGCTAAACTCATGTCCTGAAGATTGATAACTCCATCATGATTAAAGTCAAATTTTTCGAACTCAGACGGTTCAAGCCTGAGCGATCCCATAAAGCATTGTCTTAATCTGATAAGATCAACCGTAGTGTACGTGTATACTGTATCAGCATAAACACTTTCATCTTTAGTTTCATCAGATGATGATACTGAAACCAGTGCTGCAGAAAAAACAGCAGCTGCAATCAGCATTTTTCCAAATGTTTTATAATTCATAATGCACCTTTTCCCCGTTTCATAATTATGGGTCATCAGATTATCAAATGCTGATCAGTTGATCAGCACACAAGTATTAGTATAGCACATAAAACAGGAAATGTCCAGCAAATATTTTATTTAAAATGCTTTACTCCTGTATTTTCGGCACATAATGGTTTTTCCGGTCATTCTGTACAAGCCTTATCAGATCAGTGTAACCATATGTTCGAAGAACTGTATACACTGTAAAAAGAATATATCTGCGGTTATTCATACAATATCAGGCAAAAATTTTTATCAATCTTGTATATTGACAAAATCTTAATTTTTATTATAATAGAAATATAAATTTGAATTAGAGGAAGTAAATTACTTGAAATACAGAATAACACCATTCATCGTGGCTGGTTCGCTTCTGCTGGGACTAACTTCGTGTTCAGCGGGAAAAAACGAAAACCTTTTTGACGATGAATTCACAAATACAATTGTTCCGGTCGAACTGGCGGAATGCTATGACAGTCCGGAAGCATCAATCCAAAAACTGGATTATAATTACAAAACAGAAAAAGCAGTTGAATCCAGCGATAAAACAGGACACAGGATCAGTCTGAACTGTGTTATGCAGAATCCGGAACTGCCAACCGGATGTGAAATAACTGCTCTTACAACCGTTCTGAATTACATGGGATATAACGTTTCAAAAACGGAGCTTGCAAAAAACTATCTGACAACCGCATCTCTCGGAAGCACCGGATTTGACAAGGCATTCATCGGTAATCCTGCTTCTGAAGACGGCTACGGTTGTTACGCTCCTGTTATTGTTGAAGCAGCGCAGAAATATCTCATACAAAGAACCATGGAAATCACAGCCTGGGACATAAGCGGAACTGATTTCAATGATTTGTTTGAATACATAGACAAGGACATTCCGGTTATCGTCTGGTCAAGTATGAATCTGATGGACGTGCAGCTCACCGACGCATACTACGATAACAACGGTTCTTCAGTTCAGTGGTACAACAATGAACACTGCATGGTCATCTGCGGATACGACAAATCAGACAACACTGTAATCGCTGCAGATCCTTTAAAAGGCATGATGAAATATAACAGAGACCGTTTTGAAATGATATATAATCAGCTTGAAAAGCAGGCTGTAATAATTGAATGATCAAACGGAACGGTTTAAACGTGTAAAGTTACATACAGTTTTCGACGGTCAGTCGCTGAAACGAATAATGAAATTGAAACAGGCCTCTGGTCTGTTTTTTTATTGCCGGATGGTTAACCTTCGTCGCTTAACCTTCCGGTACTTTTTTCTGCATAAAAACAGGAGTTCATACTATTCCTTAATACTATAAAAAAAATCATCACAGCCGGTTATTTTGAAACCGACTGTGATGATCTGTTTTACGGAATGTTTTTTAAACATCCATTGATTTCTTATAAAATTACGCTGTTACGATGCTGTTATCTTCCTGCAGTTTAAGCTTTTCGACTGCATTTTCTCTCATCTTGTACTTGAGGATCTTGCCGGCAGCATTCATTGGGAATGAATCAACAAAGTCAACGTACTTCGGAACCTTGTGCTTAGCCATATTTGCAAGAACATAATCCTTGATTTCATCCTGTGTGGAAGTTTCGCCTTCCTTAAGAATGATACAAGCCATGATCTCTTCACCGTAAGCCTTGTCAGGAACACCGATTACCTGAACATCCTTTACCTTCGGATGAGTGTAGATAAAGTCTTCTATTTCCTTAGGGTAAATGTTTTCACCGCCGCGGATGATCATATCCTTGATTCGGCCAGTGATCTTGTAATATCCTTCAGGTGTTCTTCTTGCAAGGTCGCCTGTGTGGAGCCAGCCGTCTGCGTCGATAGCAGCTGCAGTTGCTTCAGGCATTTTGTAGTAACCCTTCATGATGTTGTAGCCTCTTGCAACGAATTCGCCGTCAGTGTTGTCCGGAAGATCTTCACCTGTTTCAGGATCAACGATCTTACACTCAACGCCGAACATTGCGCGTCCTACTGTATTTACACGAACTTCAAGTGAGTCATCAGTCTGGCTCATAGTACATCCAGGGCTTGCTTCTGTCTGACCGTATGTGATACAGATATCGGTCATG from Ruminococcus sp. HUN007 encodes:
- a CDS encoding Tad domain-containing protein, coding for MKNSKIDIKKASRASVSILLSFAMLPIYTFGAAVTDAVRISSARTMAAGAADLASDAGLSDFNGVLKDVYGLFAMSSTEQELQTNLSDYFYRTINNTALTEEDAQSRKYISSLADIFSDPSKADFKNLISLNTESFKAEYTEGAVLANPEVMKSQIAEYMKYSGPLKMSSGILNKIGVFKDFNKQNKAITAKIEYDKSLEKINKNCASVWKSASEYNSFITSGTFSGSVNASENEKRVRDIYKKCSIDHVYVQIF
- a CDS encoding C39 family peptidase; translation: MNYKTFGKMLIAAAVFSAALVSVSSSDETKDESVYADTVYTYTTVDLIRLRQCFMGSLRLEPSEFEKFDFNHDGVINLQDMSLASVLLKQEITLPAVTTTETVTELPEITMPVTTARYEGPAQEIPFATVIEPEKPVTVAAGVTTVTTTEATTTTEATTTTEATTTTEATTTTEATTTTEATTTTVTTTEAPVTTTVTTAAETPVTTEELPSSGEPVRVEVDSILQLPELPKGSEVTALSMLLNHYGFSADKMLLADLMPKFNFYIIEDVLYGGDFINTYPGNPASAVSGCGCYAPCMVKTADNYFKQIGNENFRLTDLTGTDFETLLTYIDSGRPVMVWATYDMIEPEYSKSWITPDGRHVQWNDNEHCFVLTGYDKAANRVYVNDPQKGKVTYSLSVFRFRYNQMGKYAAVLSGGDIKEVTPPPAVSQPSEVSGCKYKVGDEVEYSGLVYYSANGGKSVEVDGTYEITEILEDDTKPYRIRLGTAGWVPIDFK
- a CDS encoding GNAT family N-acetyltransferase, with translation MSIVYCQASKDDIDELIRLRIAYMIDDFGSVSEHESECMRKQLPDYFNRKLGDELVAFTAKDDGRMVAVAYLHIIEMPANSILLNGLYGEVLSVFTEPEYRGKGICTQLIRNLVEYGRNRGLGRIDLSATKEGYPIYKKVGFEDKEHRYTDMRYKF
- a CDS encoding leucine-rich repeat protein is translated as MINMRNLEIGNLFGFGTLTDTNNQKRRLVWRVIEKDDDKLFALSYYIVDFDTYNNKQDRNWEISRVRNSLNSQFYDNAFNDEEKKCILTVKKDNVTLLTKKQAETLVSFNDRKSNRDWWLRTPYSTLSNTFVCSVYKEGNIGYDYCNSLGGVRPAIYIDLKAFDQVAGDDDKEDYTIENGVLTRVGKYVEEAVIPQDVHTIKFNAFGGCSMLMKVTLPDTLKKVYGGMFFYCRNMETICFKGTEIELNELKDPEQDLDNILNMLINDDFTIDFDFTVKFTYIVDYYLAGNNAEAEKLIGKEFIKIAGAFIKAGYFRRLEQLIGKGKFLTARNINKIIEAALDKKAFGIVLLLLENKEKLSGFKYDEIEKFLKKAAGDPEVTAKILEYRDKYFSDDAIEQIKTEKYEKANGIVERTEKEWKEIFSFKVTDGCVTIRRYKGEDTDVVVPDMIGKNPVTVIGEYAFSPEKKGTKKEEKERFRNISSVSLGKNIKEIGQFAFDGCTSLKNIDMPDSVSQIGWGAFSGCSTLEKMVFPESLTSIEYAVLRDCPLIEEITLPNGVTKIGQNAFEGDIGLKKVVLNDGLKKIDHYAFRKCSSLTEIIIPEGAEFLGYAVFGECTALEKIVVPESVTSIYKGCFNKTKWLEDIISKNGIAVINNILVEGSAARK
- a CDS encoding cytidine deaminase; this translates as MMYNAAVSVRNERRISDYVTCGEVSAAVMSSSGKIYTGVCIDTCSTLGICAERNAIFNMITNGEQEIIKVIAVLPDGTSGAPCGACRELMVQLMPGRYKDIEIMMDYKQEKVITLGELTPEWWIK
- a CDS encoding DUF5702 domain-containing protein, which translates into the protein MYMFRYSEDTHINTDKHAEKDIKDTASAEKKSVYDVVREKLSGYIAADDGTDSGFMSEIRNIAASSDFDHVRGIHGKSAELDKVKTYCDIYNKQYDKLSDAEKKSDKSFYDRVCSLSSLMDKTASDARFIRDAWKTHANAYCGNAADVLSDFCTSADEAIAYLEDTKNGLEDIVRAIDSAEKAGQNWKTAISALSEGDVKTSMQNEYNNDVKALNKSDISDYLAVTEKNLDAFRNLRSFAEGLKFHGETVCQYIDYTSVFAPVLCDRAVYSQNDTPGAADEEVSSELVSTVKLGNESYSEQGSSYKFYKYLNDNYGNTAVAQTNRKSAKELLKTMKDLGDPSKITQNMPSSAKTDLRSKISDEKLNAISAYLAVPDAGESFTAAGGDTDAEQALENSETLQENTGAFLSRIGDLAGESVEDLLLSEYIMQMFSCYTSETECSGGKVNTITPQMMSGVQMNEQNNVFYRSEAEYILWGNEDMEKNLAYTRALIFGTRFSLNSVYAFTDSEIRTVTTTAATAIAGWTGFGIPVVKTVLILSLALSESVIDLNTLLAGGEVPVYKNSSTWNMKPSGIVNALKNNSGEIVKVASAKAGKQVEDIFGKIEGAAENGVDELTKTVNSYVDEFAEETIDSAVNAVNNVVFATALSVIDEAGQGMSQENVKKLLLKNLESIDSSGNDLGSAAVSELKKLAEAKADEFAGMICSASASSVGAAKEKVEQIKAETAEKIKASVESLKAPVKNTVDSVGKSVKEIAKNGIGAAGECAGDYAKDLVGNLATGATTALTDKFGNVNINASKKAPSAASAITLTYKEYLRIFLMLGTMSQEKERAMLSRTAILIDVNMNNGLKNASAKGYTLTPSGSFDISKAASMVTVDADVSVNTILPGIIIPNSVSGNSSTSNNGITDRTKNISVRTVLSY
- a CDS encoding GNAT family N-acetyltransferase, with product MIIVPYREIYKQSVFEFTDICFEELDKTFEPAGRHSFYNDIEKSFEVFYCVVNEENNDNKVLGTVGLKEINNDTVELKAFYLHKDLRGKGLGKRMLETVISKAGELGYRSIVLDSISKYKAAQRLYEKAGFVNTERYNDNQYADVFMKLEL
- a CDS encoding C39 family peptidase — protein: MKYRITPFIVAGSLLLGLTSCSAGKNENLFDDEFTNTIVPVELAECYDSPEASIQKLDYNYKTEKAVESSDKTGHRISLNCVMQNPELPTGCEITALTTVLNYMGYNVSKTELAKNYLTTASLGSTGFDKAFIGNPASEDGYGCYAPVIVEAAQKYLIQRTMEITAWDISGTDFNDLFEYIDKDIPVIVWSSMNLMDVQLTDAYYDNNGSSVQWYNNEHCMVICGYDKSDNTVIAADPLKGMMKYNRDRFEMIYNQLEKQAVIIE